In Camelina sativa cultivar DH55 chromosome 17, Cs, whole genome shotgun sequence, the genomic stretch TGAACTTTGTTGACATTTTTATTGTTGGATCTAACTAATCAGGGCtttatctctgttttttatGAGTTAGTAACCTTAAGTTTCATTGCTAAAGGTTTGGAGTTTACTTTGCAGTCggatattactattttttctctCCTTACGTTCGCAGAAGTATAGTTTACGGTGATCAACCAAGAAACAGGTCACAATCGCTTTTTAATGGTTTTGTTCATTTCATGaagatattttagattttgtatgttgatatgatatgatctaagtgttttttttttttttttggtttctttaggCTTGACTTGTATCTACCTAGGAACTCCAATGGTCCAAAACCAGTTGTGGCGTTTGTGACTGGTGGAGCCTGGATTATTGGGTGAGTATGATTCCCTATGAACACTACTTTTCATCTTTATGCgttgaggaagaggaaaaagaacTGAGTATTTCCTTACAGAATGTCTTGTGTTGAATCAGTTATAAAGCGTGGGGTTCTCTTTTGGGACAGCAGTTATCTGAAAGAGACATTATTGTGGCATGCATTGATTACAGGTAGTTATGcgtgcttttttttctttttatttttttctgcacAATGAATGTGGTGGTTTCTTGTCATATTCCATCAGTTCTCGTTTAGAGTTTCTCGATCTCATTGCCAATATCTCTATCTCACAGGAATTTTCCGCAAGGATCTATTAGTGACATGGTCAAGGATGCTTCTTCTGGCATCTCATTTGTTTGCAATCGTATTGCTGAGTATGGAGGTGATCCGAACAGGTATTACTCCTGTCAACAGTTCTTAGACATGGAATTTCTCAAGTTCTAGAGTTCGTGCTcactgttctgttttttttttgtggtgtagAATTTATCTGATGGGTCAGTCTGCTGGTGCACATATCGCGGCTTGCACCCTTGTAGAGCAGGTCATTAAAGAGTCAGGGGAGGGGGATAGTGTCTCTTGGAGTAGTGGACAAATAAATGGTTACTTTGGTCTATCTGGAGGGTAAGCAGGATCCTTTCTTTTGCTCGAATAACAGTTGTTAGACAGTGACCATACATTGTGGAATTCAGAGATTGGGTCAAGAAGTTGTTAAAAACAAGTTAATTTACTTATCTGAGTATAGATCTATGTTCAACTCCAGTTCTTATTTAGCCACCAAGGTCTTTTGTAGAAATGCTAGGCAATTTATTGAACCCTGAGGAAGTGGTCAAATATTAACGTAAAGAAGCAAGTAGATTCCTGCCTTCTATCCAactaaagccaaaaaaattctAATGTGAGGCCACACATAATCTGTTTGTCTATTTTTAACAAACTTCGTGATCGTGATCTACAGGTACAACCTTTTGAGCCTTGTGGACCACTTCCATAGCAGGGGTCTGTACCGTTCCATCTTTCTAAGGTATAATACTTTCTCCTTTCAAATCTTGGTGTTGCCTACGCTACTCAACCTGGCCAGTAGAGCAGCCTGGaattttacagttttatttgtgacttttgtttttcctcAGCATCATGGAAGGAGAGGAATCATTAAGGCAATATTCTCCTGAACTAGTAGTGCAAAACCCAGATCTCAAACACATTATTGCTCGTCTCCCACCTATTATCCTATTCCATGGTACTGCTGACTACTCCATCCCTTCAGATGCAAGGtatgattaaatttttgtgtGTACTTGTCTATCTTAGGTATTTCAGACGGTTGATGTGATGATTGAACTTCTTGTCATTATCTCTGCAGTAAATCTTTTGCGGAAACCCTCCAGAGGCTTGGAGCGAAAGCAGAAGTGATCCTTTATGAAGGGAAAACTCACACGGATTTGTTTCTTCAGGTACAACGGcttgtcttttgtgttttgattttaaatgtTTGGCCGTACAAGAACCTCAATATTGATCTAGAAACTTGGTTATCTATGTTAGGATCCGATGAGAGGTGGCAAAGACGAGATGTTTGAAGATATAGTATCAGTAGTTCTGGGAGAAGATCAAGAAGCTACTGGTAAAAGCGTAGACAGAAGGCGTCTTGTGCCTGAATTCATGTTGAAGTTGGCTCACTGGGTCAGTCCGTTCTAACTCCGACACTCTTATCTCCCAAAAGATCAGATGAAGTAAATTCCTTTTTCCAAGATACTGACACGCCAGTGTGCATATTACTTAACAAGGAAGCAGATTCAATATACTCTAACGACAGATGTTTGAActttgatgatgaggaggaattGATGATATTGTATCCCAGTTTGCATTATTTTGTCATACAGTGTGTTATTTGTAACAACAAATGCAGTAAAGAAACAAGTCtttattgactttttttgtctcattagactaTCTTCggtcttctcctttcttctctaCTCATTCATTATTGGTTTGGTTGTACCTATTTCTGGGCAGCTGTTGACTTTTCTACCGTTATACAAAGTGCCAAACCAAAGTCATTAACCAAGAAGTTACGAGAAAACAAAGCCAGCCAAACGAATTAAGCTGGAGTCCTACTAAAACAAATGGACTTAAACTGTTCGTGATTCTATTGCACTTCACTACTTAATATCCAACGGTTTAATGTACAGAACAACAATAGAAGCAAGGAAGTGgaaagatgaaaagaagaaaaggagtcaTATGCAGAGGTTTGTCTGCGAGCACACACAGTAgttcaaaacaaagcaaaatgaGACCAAAGTGTGTCTTAACCAGTGTTCCTCATTCCAGCTGCAATACCGTTAATGGTGATGAGCAATGCATCCCTGAGCTTATTGTTGTCATCATCACGTCTTAGCCTCTTGAGGATCTCAACCTGCAGCATGTTCATGGGGTTCAAATACGGAAGTCTACTCTCTATCAGCTTTTTCAGGCTTCGATTATTCTCCGAGAGCTTTTCATGGCCGCTAATCACAAGTACATACTTCTCAGTAGTCAGCAGTTCCTTTCTGAGCTCACTACCAATTCCTCTTCTATTCTCTGAGACAAGCTCTTCATCGTAGTGTTTGGCTATTGGAATATCTGCTTTAGCTAACACCATCTCTATAAGGTCTATGGTCGACTGAAAGAAGGGCCATTCTTTGTACATTGCTTGGAGATCATCAGCGTGACCCTTCTCACAGACTCCTTTCAGACCAGCTCCTACACCAAGCCAAGCTGGAAGGACAAACCTTGTCTGTGTCCAGGCGAAAACCCAAGGGATAGCTCGAAGATGTCCTATCCCTGATGAGCTCTTTCTTCGTGTTGGCCGGCTTCCAATGTTGAGGAAACCAAGCTCGGCCTGTGGTGTTGCCTCTTGGAAGTAGGTAAGGAATTCTGGGTTTTCATAGACCGTGCTTCTGTAGTTTTGACAGCTTATGTTTGAAATATCTTCCATTAGGCTCCGCCATTTTTCTTCTCGTGGTGGCTGAGGAGGCTGCAATGTAGCAAGTAGAACCGCGGTTGTGTAAATCTCTAGCTGCCTAACAGCCGTCTGTGGTAACCCGAACTTGGCTTGCACCATCTCACCTTGCTCTGTGGAACGGAGAGTACCCTGCAAAGTCAATGCAAGACTGTACGTGAGGACTTTGGCTGAAAAATGAGAAAGACTGTCCATATGGGTAAGTAACTTACCATTACAGACCCTGGAGGTTGGGATTGTATGGCAAGATAAGTTGGGCCACCACCTCGCCCAATACTCCCTCCTCGTCCATGGAATAAGGTAATTTTGATTCCAAATTCATTGCAAGCAGCCACAACATCCTCCTGGGCTTTGTAAAGTTCCCATGCTGCAGTAAAGCGTCCAGCATCTTTTCCAGAATCCGAATATCCAACCATCACCTGCACATAATAAAGTTGTAAATCTTTTCAGACAGAGCATACCCCAAATACATAATTGGTTGAAGTCAAGCATATCTACCTCTTGGTGGGAGGTGTGGTTCTTTTGGATGTGTTCTCTGTACCAATCGATTGATAGCAATTTTCTTATTACAGAGCCAGCGCCTCTTAAATCTTTCACCGTCTCAAAAAGAGGCACCACTCGCAGTCTatcatataacaaaaataaatcagcATACTAATAACTTATGCCATCAAATTGAGAGACAAAGACATAGACAATAACCCCCAGATGAAATCACCAGTATATGTAAGTATGCATAGGGAAAATTGATTAACAAATGAAGTATTCCTACAAGAAATTAAACTCACGTTCCAGCAGGACATGGTCTTCCCAGCTCGCCACTGACGGCAAGACGAGCATCTTTCTGCAGAAGCTCCACAGCGAGGACATCACTTGCCTACAAGTAGCAAAAAATCAATGTCATCAGCTACTCGTCCAAGTTAGCTTCAGCAAAGAAATGACTGTGAAAGACTGAAAGCTTTCATACATTTGAAGCCATAGAAATCACGTAAGCTCCAAGTGATTCACTTCCTAGCTCAGCAGCAACCCGGAAGGTATCTAGTACTTCTTTTACTTCAGGACCAACCTGAAAAGTTCAGTAGTTTTCTTAATGGtgttaaacacacaaaaatacagATAACGTGATCAGAGACCACTTTCGTATCATCATATTGGCCTTCCTACATACAAGTTATTTGATTAATCCTTTTGGTCTAACAGTAAGATAAGCTGTAATTACTACCTAAAATTCATAATTCTTTTCAGAGTCATGAGACTAACATAAAAAGAAATTCACAGTGAGTGTTACCTCAATATTTGGAGGGACAAGGGGTCGTTTCCCTTTCAACTCTCTTGTCAAAAACTCCAGTTTCTTATCTTCATCCCATTCACTATATGTGCCCATGTCCAAGTATGTCGTAATTGCATCCAACGCTTCAGAATGCCTTGCAGCTTCCTGATTAATGAATCCTAGATCAGACAGGTATCACAGAAAGAGAGCCAaaacaagaaggaaaagaaacGCACCTGGCGCAAATCAAGTTTCATCAAAACCATGCCAAAGGTAGCAACTCTACGGATCAGATCAGAAAGCCGGCCATCGGCTAATACTCCGGCATCAGATGATTGCTGAGAAAAGAACAAATTTCACGTATCaagttcatgattttttaaTGCAATTGCAAAGACAACTTCGCATCAAGCAAGATCATACCAGAGATTCATAGCAGAGGAGTAGCGGTTCCAGAAGTTGGTCTGATGTTTCATAGTAATCCCAAGGATCGTATTCACAGGGGAGACCCTCAAGAAGAAGTTCCAGAAGTCTCCGTGTCTTCAGAAGCTGTAATCACAAATCATTAATGGTAAGAGTCATTTTACTCAAGATAATAGAATGTCTCAAGATggtttaaaatttgtaatagtGAGAAGACTGGTAAATTATTTACAAGTAGCTCAAGATAAATGCCCTGGAAAATTAGACATGAActcttttcacatttttacgATGGTAAATCCGGCTCTTTGCATGAACTTAATGAGAAAAAATTAGAAGGATCAGCACCTTTTCCTTTACTTCTCCAAGAACAATCCGATAAGGAGCAATTCCAGCTCGTTTTGGTGGAGTTGGTTCTAATAGCTTCTGAAAACTGGTCCTCCCATTCTGAGACTCCGCAAATAGTTTCTTCTGAAGAAGTTGAGAACTCGAGGAAGAAGAACCTCGGGGAGTAAGACTTTGCTGAGAGCCATTAGAGTTGACAGAAGTTCCATTAGCTATCCTTATTTGCAAACTTTGGCCTGAGCCATTACTAGAAATCCCCTGAACGTCctatttaaggaaaaaaaatcaaacgaacTATCAAAAACAGACAAACTCAGCCAGAGTATATTTACTGGATACAACCATACAGAACAAGAAGTCAAACGTATGTCAGTCTTTAAAGCTATGCTTCACCTGACGGTTGAGTGGCATATAATCTGTCACAGGAACTTCAAGTTTGGGATACTGTGATTCACCACATTCTGCAAGTAGGAGATTGGAAACTTAGTAAGACGAGGCGTGAATATAGAAGAAAATCTGTATGCATGCTTGAATAGTTTTATAGAAAGAGGGCAGCCTATGCATGAAATCATTTACCAGCGCATGAGGGGAGGTCAGCTCTAGGTGGAAGTTGAGTAGGTAGAGATAAGCCCTGCTGGGTTGGACCTTTTTGTTGGCTTCTACCAACATTTGGACCCCTACTTTCAAGGTGATCTTGAGAAGATGCTTCTGAGGAGAAAAATGAACATATTGAAGTTTTGTGTtctcaagaatcaagaaaaaactGAGACGTTAGATGTCCCCCAGTAGCATACCTTTTTCAAGAATCTCATCTGCCAATCTTGATAATCTATCGCTGCATCGATTCATAGACAATTCAAATCTTAAGCTATCGATCTCTCTTATGTACAGATCAATAGCCATCCACCTAGACATTAGTGATACTTCTTTGGTGACCTgacaatttattataaaaaccaTGTGTGTTAGCAAGTTAATCCTAATATTTCTCTTTACCAGCCATATAGTAACCCTATCTTAAAACAATGTAGCAATACCACGCGAAGCTCGCATTCTCAATACATAAACTGATTATTCAGGGGAAAAGGAAATATACTGAAGGCTCACCTTCGCCGTGACATTTGGATTTCCATCTCTATCACCACCCATCCAGGAACCAAACTTTATTGGGGTACAAGTTAATGGGAGTGGCTTTCCCGTGAGCTGAAGAGGACATAGGGAATGTCATTGTGTCAGTATCAAGTCACTTTAGCAATCAGACTTTGCAATAAATGAGAAAAACAAGTAAAACCTTCTTCAACGAACTGCTGACACGACGCAAGTAATGTGGTACAGCTTTCCAAAGGGATTGTTCAACAATGTTCAGACCTGACACAAGGGAATAACACATGCTTGGAGCAGAACCTTGGTTTATCAAAGTAAACTTTTTAGACAATTACAAACTTTTAGTTAGCATACCAGCCCTAGCTTCATCCACAGGAGTAGGTTTCTGACGTCTAAGTTCATCAGTCTGCCACAGTGAAGTTATCTCCCTAACCTTTTAAACGAAATGAAATTATTAGCAATACTACTTCAGCAGAGAGACTCGGGGAATATGTCGAGGAATGAGGCAGAAAGTACCAGATCCTCAATAACCGTTTCTCGATCTTCAAGTCCAAGGTCTGGTCTATCGTTATATTCTAGAAGATGCTGCAAGTAGTATCTTATTTCAATTCAAAAGTCCAAAGACCATAAACCTAAGATTGCTAGCAATCAATGTCAGCATTAGCAAAAACTTACAGCCATTCTAATATGTTTGTACTGCAAGGTTCGCCGGTTGATTTGAGTGGGGTGTGCAGTAAGAACAATTTCAACCCCCTGTATTGGATAAAGTTTAGTAAATTGGCTTTACTTTGcattgaaatgggaatctttgaacTTAATCTTGCAGTTGAAAGTTACCAATCTATCAGAAATATCGAAACAGGATGAATGGTAAAGATGAAAAGAGTATCACAGCAAGAAAAAACAATGAAGTATACCTGCTTGCAAACTGTGTCGTAGAGCTCATCAGGGGAAATTCCACCTTGCAATAGCTTACTGAACACATCGTTGCATGATCTGGAAAGCTGTGGAACGTTACAGACTTTACGAACTCTGCAATTAAACGATCAACCAATCGTTAGGCTTCAAAGAGGGGTTAAGtaaagcaaaacataaaattctcCCAAGTATCTTTGAAACGACGATCATAGACTAAAATGCTTTAATTCATTTTGATATGTGGAGGTCACTTATAGTTAACACCTGTGATGAGTTTCAGCAATCCCcatcaaattaagaaaatggCTGAACGCACGAGCCAGTGTCAATGCTTCCTCCAGTGACATCTTGGATATTTCAGAAGTCAGTTGCTTCTCCAAAAGCTCAGCTGTATCTTCAATACCAGCAAGACGAAGATTCAAAGCACtctgaaaaatcaaaaagcCAAACCAATATAGTATCATCATTCACAGGGTCGACGATAGCAAGAAACTTCATCGTAAGAATCCAGAATCCAACAAAGGAAAAACGATAACAAAAACGCATAAACCAGATCTTAAACGAATCGAGGAATCTCGAATGTGtgaatcaaaaacacaaacacgaacaacaaaccaaaacactTTTCGTCAACCACAAGCAATTcgtaaaaaactatatttccaTTTCCTTTTCAAACAAACCGATCGGAGGTTACATACATGAATCATATCGTTCTTCCACCTTctatgtacaaaaaaaaaaaacggatcaaACACTGCGTCAGAATCCATTCTCAGTTCTCCAGACGGATCGGAGAAAGAACGGTACcgcttctcaaaaaaaaaaaaaaatcacaaNNNNNNNNNNNNNNNNNNNNNNNNNNNNNNNNNNNNNNNNNNNNNNNNNNNNNNNNNNNNNNNNNNNNNNNNNNNNNNNNNNNNNNNNNNNNNNNNNNNNNNNNNNNNNNNNNNNNNNNNNNNNNNNNNNNNNNNNNNNNNNNNNNNNNNNNNNNNNNNNNNNNNNNNNNNNNNNNNNNNNNNNNNNNNNNNNNNNNNNNNNNNNNNNNNNNNNNNNNaaaaaaaaaaaaaaatcacaacggAGGTtcgaaaacagagagagagaagtcaaAAAAAGGAAACCTGAGCGAGAATACGAGTCCGTTCGATTTTCTCCATGAAATCGGAGCCGACTTCTCTGAGCAAGACGTCG encodes the following:
- the LOC104756931 gene encoding probable isoprenylcysteine alpha-carbonyl methylesterase ICMEL1, with translation MPSQILQISQLPPKSSSSSTQMMFKSLIYDDPSTTLLPSSSRFDDNHNSVKPLLSRASSFNGAVTATNGGGLTGWFQNRRRRSNSDNCLSAFQDHTNGSDGGNSGGDRQTIGQEVGHAAAETFLLTRLCLKLLSYLGVGYRWITRFMALGCYAFLLMPGFIQVGYYYFFSPYVRRSIVYGDQPRNRLDLYLPRNSNGPKPVVAFVTGGAWIIGYKAWGSLLGQQLSERDIIVACIDYRNFPQGSISDMVKDASSGISFVCNRIAEYGGDPNRIYLMGQSAGAHIAACTLVEQVIKESGEGDSVSWSSGQINGYFGLSGGYNLLSLVDHFHSRGLYRSIFLSIMEGEESLRQYSPELVVQNPDLKHIIARLPPIILFHGTADYSIPSDASKSFAETLQRLGAKAEVILYEGKTHTDLFLQDPMRGGKDEMFEDIVSVVLGEDQEATGKSVDRRRLVPEFMLKLAHWVSPF
- the LOC104756949 gene encoding phosphoenolpyruvate carboxylase 4-like isoform X1, whose translation is MTDTTDDIAEEISFQSFEDDCKLLGSLFNDVLLREVGSDFMEKIERTRILAQSALNLRLAGIEDTAELLEKQLTSEISKMSLEEALTLARAFSHFLNLMGIAETHHRVRKVCNVPQLSRSCNDVFSKLLQGGISPDELYDTVCKQGVEIVLTAHPTQINRRTLQYKHIRMAHLLEYNDRPDLGLEDRETVIEDLVREITSLWQTDELRRQKPTPVDEARAGLNIVEQSLWKAVPHYLRRVSSSLKKLTGKPLPLTCTPIKFGSWMGGDRDGNPNVTAKVTKEVSLMSRWMAIDLYIREIDSLRFELSMNRCSDRLSRLADEILEKEASSQDHLESRGPNVGRSQQKGPTQQGLSLPTQLPPRADLPSCAECGESQYPKLEVPVTDYMPLNRQDVQGISSNGSGQSLQIRIANGTSVNSNGSQQSLTPRGSSSSSSQLLQKKLFAESQNGRTSFQKLLEPTPPKRAGIAPYRIVLGEVKEKLLKTRRLLELLLEGLPCEYDPWDYYETSDQLLEPLLLCYESLQSSDAGVLADGRLSDLIRRVATFGMVLMKLDLRQEAARHSEALDAITTYLDMGTYSEWDEDKKLEFLTRELKGKRPLVPPNIEVGPEVKEVLDTFRVAAELGSESLGAYVISMASNASDVLAVELLQKDARLAVSGELGRPCPAGTLRVVPLFETVKDLRGAGSVIRKLLSIDWYREHIQKNHTSHQEVMVGYSDSGKDAGRFTAAWELYKAQEDVVAACNEFGIKITLFHGRGGSIGRGGGPTYLAIQSQPPGSVMGTLRSTEQGEMVQAKFGLPQTAVRQLEIYTTAVLLATLQPPQPPREEKWRSLMEDISNISCQNYRSTVYENPEFLTYFQEATPQAELGFLNIGSRPTRRKSSSGIGHLRAIPWVFAWTQTRFVLPAWLGVGAGLKGVCEKGHADDLQAMYKEWPFFQSTIDLIEMVLAKADIPIAKHYDEELVSENRRGIGSELRKELLTTEKYVLVISGHEKLSENNRSLKKLIESRLPYLNPMNMLQVEILKRLRRDDDNNKLRDALLITINGIAAGMRNTG
- the LOC104756949 gene encoding phosphoenolpyruvate carboxylase 4-like isoform X2; protein product: MTDTTDDIAEEISFQSFEDDCKLLGSLFNDVLLREVGSDFMEKIERTRILAQSALNLRLAGIEDTAELLEKQLTSEISKMSLEEALTLARAFSHFLNLMGIAETHHRVRKVCNVPQLSRSCNDVFSKLLQGGISPDELYDTVCKQGVEIVLTAHPTQINRRTLQYKHIRMAHLLEYNDRPDLGLEDRETVIEDLVREITSLWQTDELRRQKPTPVDEARAGLNIVEQSLWKAVPHYLRRVSSSLKKLTGKPLPLTCTPIKFGSWMGGDRDGNPNVTAKVTKEVSLMSRWMAIDLYIREIDSLRFELSMNRCSDRLSRLADEILEKASSQDHLESRGPNVGRSQQKGPTQQGLSLPTQLPPRADLPSCAECGESQYPKLEVPVTDYMPLNRQDVQGISSNGSGQSLQIRIANGTSVNSNGSQQSLTPRGSSSSSSQLLQKKLFAESQNGRTSFQKLLEPTPPKRAGIAPYRIVLGEVKEKLLKTRRLLELLLEGLPCEYDPWDYYETSDQLLEPLLLCYESLQSSDAGVLADGRLSDLIRRVATFGMVLMKLDLRQEAARHSEALDAITTYLDMGTYSEWDEDKKLEFLTRELKGKRPLVPPNIEVGPEVKEVLDTFRVAAELGSESLGAYVISMASNASDVLAVELLQKDARLAVSGELGRPCPAGTLRVVPLFETVKDLRGAGSVIRKLLSIDWYREHIQKNHTSHQEVMVGYSDSGKDAGRFTAAWELYKAQEDVVAACNEFGIKITLFHGRGGSIGRGGGPTYLAIQSQPPGSVMGTLRSTEQGEMVQAKFGLPQTAVRQLEIYTTAVLLATLQPPQPPREEKWRSLMEDISNISCQNYRSTVYENPEFLTYFQEATPQAELGFLNIGSRPTRRKSSSGIGHLRAIPWVFAWTQTRFVLPAWLGVGAGLKGVCEKGHADDLQAMYKEWPFFQSTIDLIEMVLAKADIPIAKHYDEELVSENRRGIGSELRKELLTTEKYVLVISGHEKLSENNRSLKKLIESRLPYLNPMNMLQVEILKRLRRDDDNNKLRDALLITINGIAAGMRNTG